The Impatiens glandulifera chromosome 3, dImpGla2.1, whole genome shotgun sequence genome contains a region encoding:
- the LOC124931981 gene encoding prolyl endopeptidase-like, which produces MDSLSSLSSPLQYPVVRRDDSIVDDYHGVLVPDPYRWLEDRESEEVNDFIEKQVQLTDSVLQKCETRDSLREKLTDLFDHPRYGAPFRRGDSYFYYHNTGLQAHDVLYIQDSLNGDGDLEGNVLLDPNELSDDGTVALRILSVSEDAKYVAYGISSSGSDWVTIKVMRIKDRRLEDDTLLWVKFSSICWTKDSKGFFYNRYSAPEEGEKLDVGTETNANINQELYYHFLGTNQSDDILCWNDPQNPNHLSQPYVTNDGKYVLLYIYDGCSSVNKLYYYEYKTSQLSNGLKGMIPFIKLVDNFDAEYIVVSNDDSSFTFRTNKDAPKYKLVRVDLNEPSIWNDVLPEEDKDVLLSANAVNKDQMIVRYLRDVKHVVQLRDLKTGSLLHNFPFDIGTASEISCRREDSIAFIGFTSFLTPKIIYQCNLKPGFELRIFREVVVHGFNREDFIVGQVFVASKDGRTRIPAFIVSRKGISLDGSHPCLLYGYGGFGCSLTSYFDVSRVILMKHLGVVFCLANIRGGGEYGEEWHKDGSLGNKMNCFDDFISVGEYLVDYGYTQPRKLCIEGGSNGGLLVGACINQRPDLFGCALAHVGVIDMLRFHKFTIGHAWIPEFGCSSKEEEFHWLIKYSPLHNVRRPWEEFPVKASQYPSTMLLTADHDDRVVPLHSLKMLATMQHVLCSNLEKNMQTNPIVGRIECKAGHGAGRPTQKQIDEAADRYGFMAKMLGITWIP; this is translated from the exons ATGgattctctctcttctttgaGCTCGCCATTACAGTATCCAGTTGTTCGAAGAGACGACTCCATCGTAGACGATTATCACGGCGTCCTTGTTCCCGATCCTTATCGATG GCTTGAAGATCGCGAATCAGAGGAGGTGAATGATTTTATTGAGAAACAGGTACAATTAACAGATTCCGTTCTTCAGAAATGCGAAACTAGAGATTCTCTTCGTGAGAAATTAACAGATCTCTTCGATCATCCGCGTTACGGTGCGCCGTTTAGAAGAGGAGACAGTTATTTCTATTATCATAATACAGGTCTTCAAGCTCACGACGTCCTCTACATTCAG GATAGTTTGAATGGAGATGGAGATTTAGAAGGTAATGTATTACTAGATCCGAATGAACTAAGTGATGATGGAACCGTTGCGTTACGGATTTTGAGCGTGAGTGAAGATGCGAAATACGTTGCGTATGGAATTAGTTCGAGTGGAAGTGATTGGGTTACAATCAAGGTTATGCGGATTAAGGATAGACGATTGGAGGATGATACTCTGTTATGG GTCAAGTTTTCAAGCATTTGTTGGACCAAAGACTCTAAAGGGTTCTTTTACAATCGATATTCAGCTCCCGA GGAGGGAGAAAAGTTGGATGTTGGAACAGAAACAAATGCTAACATAAATCAAGAGTTGTATTATCATTTCCTTGGAACCAACCAATCTGATGATATCTTATGTTGGAATGATCCACAAAATCCAAACCACTTGTCTCAACCATATGTTACAAATGATGGCAAG TATGTCCTACTTTATATTTACGACGGTTGCAGCTCGGTTAATAAACTATACTATTATGAATACAAAACTTCACAACTCTCTAATGGGCTCAAAGGGATGATTCCCTTCATTAAGCTTGTAGACAACTTCGACGCAGAATATATCGTCGTGTCGAACGATGATTCATCGTTTACGTTTAGAACTAATAAGGATGCGCCAAAATACAAGTTGGTTCGCGTTGATCTTAACGAACCAAGCATTTGGAACGATGTTCTCCCCGAAGAGGACAAAGATGTGTTGTTATCAGCCAACGCTGTTAACAAAGATCAAATGATAGTTCGTTACCTTAGGGATGTTAAGCATGTCGTGCAATTAAGGGACCTTAAAACGGGTTCACTTCTTCATAATTTCCCTTTTGATATTGGCACTGCTTCTGAGATTTCTTGTAGGCGTGAAGATAGTATCGCCTTCATTGGTTTCACTAGCTTCCTCACTCCGAAGATTATTTACCAATGTAATTTGAAACCCGGCTTCGAGCTGAGAATTTTTCGAGAGGTTGTTGTGCATGGATTCAATCGTGAGGATTTCATTGTTGGGCAAGTTTTTGTTGCGAGTAAAGATGGGAGGACTAGAATACCGGCGTTTATTGTGTCTAGAAAAGGGATTTCGCTAGATGGATCGCATCCGTGTTTACTTTATGGGTATGGTGGATTTGGTTGTAGTCTCACGTCGTACTTTGATGTTAGTCGTGTAATTTTGATGAAACATTTGGGAGTTGTTTTTTGCTTGGCTAATATTCGTGGGGGTGGTGAATATGGAGAAGAGTGGCATAAAGACGGTTCGCTTGGAAATAAAATGAATTGTTTCGACGATTTTATATCCGTTGGTGAGTATCTTGTGGATTATGGGTACACGCAACCGAGGAAATTGTGTATTGAAGGAGGGAGCAATGGCGGGCTTCTTGTTGGGGCGTGTATAAATCAG AGGCCTGATCTATTTGGTTGTGCTCTTGCTCATGTTGGTGTTATAGATATGCTTAGATTCCATAAATTCACCATAG GTCATGCATGGATACCCGAGTTCGGATGTTCTTCGAAGGAGGAAGAATTCCATTGGTTAATCAA gtacTCGCCACTCCACAACGTGAGGAGACCATGGGAAGAATTTCCCGTTAAGGCTTCTCAATATCCATCCACCATGTTATTAACAGCCGACCATGATGATCGTGTCGTTCCTCTTCACTCTTTAAAGATGTTAGCC ACCATGCAGCACGTTCTTTGCTCGAACTTGGAGAAGAACATGCAGACTAACCCGATAGTGGGTCGTATCGAATGCAAGGCAGGGCATGGAGCCGGTCGCCCAACCCAAAAACAG ATTGATGAAGCTGCAGATCGGTATGGTTTCATGGCTAAGATGTTGGGAATAACTTGGATCCCATAA
- the LOC124930869 gene encoding mechanosensitive ion channel protein 5-like gives MSINERKDPSYSFSTANALRVLNEFESGIAASPPPSSGSGGRCPRNVDSPTYGQLTPRETRVSFNENGRTTIREEVGDAVMEQRKSRVLFRAKTKSKSRLLDDPPEDQRSQKQRVDEDDPFLDDDFPEEYYKKMKFSKWSIFQTVSFIIVIAALSCTLAIRMLRNRTLFELHLWKWEIMVLVLISGRLVSGWVIRIIVFFIERNFIWRKRVLYFVYGIRNAVQNCIWLGLVLISWQCIFNKKVERITNGEVLPYVTRILICLLVGTLIWLLKTLLVKVLASSFHVSRFFDRIHDSLFNQYVIETLSGPPLIKLRQENEECDRLMSEVRKLQDAGADVPADLIKANVFQTKREDGVTVDHLQRLNQMNVSAWNMKRLMSMVKKGVLSTMDETIQDSLDHDNGSGVLHITSECQAKAAAKKIFFNVAMVRSRFIYLEDLMRFMREEEAMKTMKLIEGSNESKGISKSTLKNWVVNSFRERRALALSLNDTKTAVNKLHRMLDVVIVVIMLVIWLLILKLATTQFFIFLGSQLLLVAFMFGNTLKTTFEAIIFLFVMHPFDVGDRCEIDQVQMVVEEMNILTTVFLRYDNQKITYPNSVLATKPISNYYRSPDMGDAIDFCIHVATPFEKITLMKEKITRYVDNKSEHWCPSPMIVLRDVEDMNRLKVSVWLSHRINFQDMGERWARRALLVEEMIKVFRDLQIEYRMLPLDVNVRNLPPLTSTRLPSNWSTLNQS, from the exons ATGTCGATTAACGAACGGAAAGATCCCAGTTACAGTTTCTCTACCGCCAATGCTTTAAGGGTTTTGAACGAATTTGAATCTGGAATAGCCGCCTCCCCTCCTCCGTCGAGTGGATCAGGCGGTCGATGTCCAAGGAATGTAGACAGTCCGACTTATGGACAGTTAACGCCGAGGGAAACAAGGGTTTCGTTTAACGAGAATGGACGGACAACTATACGCGAAGAAGTTGGAGATGCAGTTATGGAACAACGGAAGTCGAGAGTCTTGTTCAGGGCAAAGACGAAGTCGAAGTCGAGGTTGTTGGATGATCCGCCGGAGGATCAGAGATCACAGAAACAAAGGGTTGATGAAGATGATCCATTTCTAGATGATGATTTCCCGGAGGAgtattacaagaagatgaagtttaGCAAATGGTCTATTTTTCAAACTGTGAGTTTCATTATAGTCATAGCAGCTTTATCTTGTACATTAGCAATCAGGATGTTAAGAAACAGAACATTATTCGAACTCCATCTATGGAAATGGGAAATAATGGTTTTAGTTTTGATAAGTGGGAGATTAGTTTCTGGTTGGGTAATTCGAATAATTGTCTTCTTCATTGAACGAAATTTCATATGGAGAAAAAGGGTTTTGTATTTTGTATATGGAATCAGGAATGCTGTTCAGAACTGTATATGGTTGGGTCTGGTTTTGATTTCATGGCAATGTATTTTCAATAAGAAAGTTGAGAGGATAACTAATGGTGAAGTGTTACCTTATGTTACTAGAATCTTGATTTGTCTTTTGGTGGGTACATTGATATGGTTACTAAAAACTCTTCTAGTGAAGGTTCTGGCTTCGTCCTTTCATGTCAGTCGATTTTTCGATCGAATTCATGACTCTTTGTTCAACCAGTATGTTATCGAGACACTTTCCGGGCCTCCATTGATTAAACTTCGCCAAGAGAATGAAGAATGTGATCGATTGATGTCTGAGGTTCGGAAGCTACAAGATGCAGGGGCTGATGTTCCTGCTGATCTGATCAAGGCTAATGTTTTTCAGACGAAAAGAGAAGATGGAGTTACGGTTGATCATCTGCAGAGGCTGAATCAGATGAATGTCTCTGCTTGGAATATGAAGAGGTTGATGAGTATGGTGAAGAAAGGTGTTCTTTCAACCATGGATGAAACTATACAAGATTCTCTTGACCATGATAATGGATCTGGTGTACTTCACATTACTAGTGAATGTCAAGCAAAAGCTGCAGCAAAGAAGATATTTTTCAATGTGGCTATGGTAAGATCTAG GTTCATCTATTTGGAGGACCTTATGAGATTTATGAGGGAAGAGGAGGCTATGAAGACTATGAAGCTTATTGAAGGGTCAAATGAGAGCAAAGGAATAAGCAAAAGTACTCTCAAGAATTGGGtg GTTAATTCTTTTAGAGAACGTCGAGCCCTTGCATTGTCCCTAAACGACACGAAAACAGCTGTGAACAAACTCCACCGGATGCTGGACGTAGTTATAGTAGTTATCATGTTGGTCATATGGCTTCTTATTCTCAAACTAGCAACTACAcaattcttcatctttttaGGCTCCCAACTTCTATTAGTTGCCTTCATGTTTGGTAACACTTTGAAAACAACATTCGAGGCCATCATATTCTTGTTTGTCATGCACCCGTTTGATGTCGGGGATCGTTGTGAAATTGATCAAGTACAG ATGGTTGTGGAAGAGATGAATATATTGACTACAGTTTTCTTAAGGTATGATAACCAAAAGATCACATACCCTAATAGTGTTCTTGCTACCAAACCCATCAGCAATTATTATCGTAGTCCAGATatgggagatgcaattgacttTTGCATTCATGTTGCCACTCCTTTCGAAAAGATCACACtcatgaaagaaaaaataaccaG ATATGTTGATAACAAGAGCGAGCATTGGTGTCCATCCCCGATGATAGTTTTGAGAGACGTGGAAGATATGAACAGGCTTAAAGTATCGGTTTGGCTATCGCATCGAATAAATTTTCAAGATATGGGCGAGAGATGGGCTAGGAGAGCTCTTTTAGTGGAGGAAATGATCAAAGTTTTTAGAGATCTTCAAATTGAATATCGCATGCTTCCTCTTGATGTCAATGTTCGAAATTTGCCTCCTTTAACCTCAACTAGACTTCCCTCGAATTGGTCGACATTAAACCAATCATAA